Proteins encoded in a region of the Malaciobacter mytili LMG 24559 genome:
- a CDS encoding TonB-dependent receptor, translated as MKFRYSLYLLACFSATTYANDSYELDKLSVTATKVQRATKEVSQSLAVVDSKEIDDKNIINISEALNTTAGVNVESSSNSSSAKLIIRGAGLKARFGVREIMVIKDGVPMTDPDSFTRFDFIDMQDVEAIEVQKGPGSILSSNATGGVIQLITKSVFDEGKDRIKLGFGTYGSSLANLRVSKALDEHNYIAINASKTKNDNSWRDNNEVESKQVSLKYGYLFDDEATFESELSYTKSDMQLPTSMTKDEFEEFEKSGKQEDTSSPWQHNARNSEILFFNTKYEKKVGNITYKPRFYFNTWEHFHPVTAMINDSDDNSVYGIDLELNYEHKLFSNSAMLVAGVTAKQDVSKNSKKYTYKDYTTTAGIKVDIDKTLSDAKGELANKEDSTSTLYGAYLQESFAPTNKSLVDISLRVDKVKFDVDGTEYLKYNWSGLPFGGKGTYYEGDGEYSIDETYTLFSPKLGVSYALSANTNIYASIASANQAPTDSELKTNRVENKGVLKKTRSINYEIGLKNRSKDYLFDMAIFQNDVKDEVTATKEGYTTYYQNAGKTQKRGFEFSGQYNFNKNFSLGASYTYSKFKFKEFLEDGTQNRSGNYLPYIPKNQYALFATFNYLGFKSRVQTRTWGSYYMDNANTQKYEGYKFVTDLMLGYERKNHSIQLNINNIFDKHYAMSVSKDINSDITYSVAAPRTAMLTYTYKF; from the coding sequence ATGAAATTTAGATATTCATTATATCTATTGGCATGTTTTAGTGCAACAACTTATGCAAATGACTCGTATGAATTAGATAAATTATCTGTAACAGCAACTAAAGTACAAAGAGCTACAAAAGAGGTTTCTCAAAGTTTAGCAGTGGTAGATAGCAAAGAAATAGATGATAAAAATATTATTAATATTTCTGAAGCTTTAAATACAACAGCAGGGGTAAATGTAGAGAGTTCTTCAAATAGTTCTTCTGCGAAGCTTATAATTAGAGGAGCAGGTTTAAAAGCTAGATTTGGTGTTAGAGAGATAATGGTTATAAAAGATGGAGTTCCTATGACAGATCCAGACTCTTTTACTAGATTTGATTTTATTGATATGCAAGATGTTGAAGCTATTGAAGTACAAAAAGGACCTGGTTCAATTCTCTCTTCAAATGCAACAGGAGGTGTAATACAACTTATTACAAAATCTGTATTTGATGAAGGTAAAGATAGAATAAAACTAGGCTTTGGAACATATGGTAGCTCTCTAGCAAACCTTAGAGTTTCAAAAGCTTTAGATGAACATAACTATATTGCAATAAATGCAAGTAAAACAAAAAATGATAACTCTTGGAGAGATAATAATGAAGTAGAGTCTAAACAAGTAAGTTTAAAATATGGGTACTTATTTGATGATGAAGCTACTTTTGAAAGTGAATTATCATATACAAAATCAGATATGCAACTTCCTACTTCTATGACAAAAGATGAGTTTGAAGAGTTTGAAAAAAGTGGAAAACAAGAAGATACAAGTTCTCCTTGGCAACATAATGCAAGAAACTCTGAAATTTTATTTTTCAATACAAAATATGAAAAAAAAGTTGGAAATATAACATATAAGCCAAGATTTTACTTTAATACTTGGGAACATTTTCATCCAGTTACTGCGATGATAAATGATAGTGATGACAATAGTGTATATGGAATTGATTTAGAGTTAAATTATGAGCATAAACTATTTTCAAATAGTGCAATGTTAGTTGCAGGAGTAACTGCAAAACAAGATGTTTCTAAAAACTCTAAAAAATATACATATAAAGATTATACAACAACTGCTGGTATAAAAGTTGATATAGATAAAACTCTATCTGATGCAAAAGGAGAGTTAGCAAATAAAGAAGACTCAACCTCAACACTTTATGGAGCATATTTACAAGAGAGTTTTGCCCCAACAAATAAAAGTTTAGTGGATATTTCCCTAAGAGTTGATAAGGTTAAATTTGATGTGGATGGAACAGAGTATTTAAAATATAATTGGAGTGGCTTACCTTTTGGTGGAAAGGGTACTTATTATGAAGGGGATGGAGAGTATTCAATAGATGAGACTTATACACTTTTTTCTCCAAAACTTGGTGTAAGTTATGCTTTAAGTGCTAATACAAATATCTATGCTTCAATTGCAAGTGCAAACCAAGCTCCAACAGATAGTGAATTAAAAACAAATAGAGTAGAAAATAAAGGTGTCTTAAAAAAAACTAGAAGTATAAATTATGAAATAGGGCTAAAAAATAGAAGTAAAGATTACTTATTTGATATGGCTATTTTTCAAAATGATGTAAAAGATGAAGTAACAGCTACAAAAGAGGGCTATACAACATATTATCAAAATGCAGGAAAAACACAAAAAAGAGGTTTTGAGTTTTCGGGGCAATATAATTTTAATAAAAATTTCTCTTTAGGTGCTTCATATACATATAGTAAATTTAAATTTAAAGAGTTTTTAGAAGATGGAACACAAAATAGAAGTGGAAACTATCTTCCATATATTCCTAAAAATCAATATGCTTTATTTGCTACTTTTAATTATTTAGGTTTTAAATCAAGAGTTCAAACTAGAACTTGGGGAAGTTATTATATGGATAATGCAAATACTCAAAAATATGAAGGATATAAGTTTGTAACTGATTTAATGCTTGGCTATGAAAGAAAAAATCACTCTATACAACTAAATATAAATAATATCTTTGATAAACACTATGCTATGTCTGTATCAAAAGATATAAATTCGGATATTACATATAGTGTAGCAGCACCAAGAACAGCAATGCTTACATATACATATAAATTCTAA